The genomic stretch ACCATCACACTGGGTATCAAATCATGTTCAAACCAACGCCGAATCCACCCGAAGTCGAAACCGATCCAACCTCCCCCTACACCTCAATCGACTCCAGAAAACTCAACGACGCCGCCAACCGCGCCCTCGATCACTACCTTTGCCCCGGCGCCCATGTCATGGGCACGATCAACCAACCCGACCCGATGTACTTCGCCAACCCGGCTTACGACACCGAA from Pseudomonas allokribbensis encodes the following:
- a CDS encoding DUF6124 family protein encodes the protein MFKPTPNPPEVETDPTSPYTSIDSRKLNDAANRALDHYLCPGAHVMGTINQPDPMYFANPAYDTESLLANASESLGSASEMLNNFAATLDPAHRRTAIGIAQLVMLGELAVNQALDHVEVKD